A genomic stretch from bacterium includes:
- a CDS encoding protein-export chaperone SecB has protein sequence MERDGSGTMREMKCRILAPPELLALKFRRDESSPLPENGQMSPELSFELLVSRFAREDIGVTLELALRGVPGVDASTTFRVAFRVPTGLAEDDLARDLRLMAAHTAPAMLYPFMRETLAGAFLKAGLPPFLAPVIDFRAMFDPSDVPIPDAPPQSSEPK, from the coding sequence ATGGAACGGGACGGAAGCGGAACCATGCGTGAAATGAAATGCCGGATCCTCGCGCCGCCGGAGCTTCTGGCTTTGAAGTTCCGTCGCGACGAGTCCTCGCCTCTCCCCGAAAACGGACAGATGTCGCCCGAACTGAGCTTCGAGCTTCTCGTTTCGCGCTTCGCGCGGGAGGACATCGGCGTCACCTTGGAACTCGCGCTGCGAGGCGTTCCCGGCGTCGATGCGTCAACGACGTTCCGGGTCGCGTTCCGGGTCCCGACCGGTCTTGCGGAGGACGACTTGGCGCGCGATCTGCGCTTGATGGCCGCGCACACGGCGCCGGCGATGCTCTATCCATTCATGAGGGAAACCCTCGCGGGCGCATTCCTGAAGGCCGGCCTGCCGCCGTTCCTCGCCCCGGTCATCGATTTCCGAGCCATGTTTGATCCTTCGGACGTTCCCATCCCGGACGCGCCGCCTCAGTCGTCGGAGCCCAAGTAG